One genomic window of Cricetulus griseus strain 17A/GY chromosome 3, alternate assembly CriGri-PICRH-1.0, whole genome shotgun sequence includes the following:
- the LOC107977589 gene encoding phosphatidylinositide phosphatase SAC2-like, giving the protein MCSVKGTYAITLTTAADKAAVQAGVWDQMWSGMIWSYSAFEFLNNGDFTRTGERKLAGVMKDGVNSANRYYLSRFKDAYRQAVIDLMQGIQVTEDLYSIFTKEKEHEALHKENQRSHKELISQLLQSYMKLLLPGDEKFHGGWALINCDPSLTDAAHRDVDVLLLLSNSAYYVAYYDDEVDKVNQYQPLSLEDLEKIEIGKRKHIN; this is encoded by the exons ATGTGTTCAGTCAAGGGTACTTATGCAATAACACTCACCACAGCAGCAGACAAAGCAGCTGTTCAGGCAGGCGTGTGGGATCAGATGTGGTCAGGAATGATTTGGTCTTATTCTGCATTTGAATTCCTTAATAAC GGTGACTTTACAAGAACAGGAGAAAGGAAGCTGGCAGGAGTTATGAAAGATGGAGTTAACTCGGCAAATAGGTACTACCTCAGTCGCTTCAAGGATGCTTATAGGCAAGCCGTCATAG ATTTGATGCAAGGCATTCAAGTGACAGAAGACCTTTATTCCATATTTACCAAGGAGAAAGAGCATGAAGCTTTACataaagaaaaccagagaagCCACAAGGAACTCATCAGCCAGCTCTTACAGAGCTACATGAAGTTGCTGCTGCCTGGTGATGAGAAGTTCCATGGGGGCTGGGCCCTAATTAACTGTGACCCCAG CCTCACCGATGCTGCTCACAGAGATGTGGATGTGCTCCTCCTGCTTTCCAACTCTGCCTACTACGTGGCCTA TTATGATGATGAAGTTGATAAAGTAAACCAGTATCAACCGCTAAGCCTAGAAGACCTGGAAAAGATAGAAATAGGTAAACGCAAACACATTAACTAA
- the Septin1 gene encoding septin-1 isoform X3: MDKEYVGFAALPNQLHRKSVKKGFDFTLMVAGESGLGKSTLINSLFLTNLYEDRQVPDASARTTQTLTIERRAVEIEEGGIKVKLTLVDTPGFGDSVDCSDCWLPVVRFIEEQFEQYLRDESGLNRKNIQDSRVHCCLYFISPFGRGLRPLDVAFLRAVHEKVNIIPVIAKADALMPRETQVLKQKIRDQLKEEEINIYQFPECDSDEDEEFKKQNEEMKGSIPFAVVGSCEVVRDGGTRPVRGRRYSWGTVEVENPHHCDFLNLRRMLVQTHLQDLKEVTHDLLYEGYRARCLQNLARPGARDRASRSSLDPIPALPGPTACNLAPHSCAACKKCWRRCKLRCSRTRLRASSQILCEILTAA, from the exons ATG GACAAAGAGTATGTGGGTTTTGCTGCCCTCCCCAATCAGCTGCACCGCAAGTCTGTCAAGAAGGGATTTGACTTCACACTCATGGTGGCAG GGGAGTCAGGCCTCGGGAAATCCACCCTCATCAACAGCTTGTTCCTCACCAACCTCTACGAAGATCGGCAGGTGCCAGATGCCAGTG CGCGCACCACACAAACTCTGACCATTGAGCGCCGGGCTGTGGAGATCGAGGAGGGGGGAATCAAGGTGAAGCTGACCTTGGTGGACACCCCTGGCTTTGGGGACTCTGTGGACTGCTCAGACTG CTGGCTGCCTGTGGTCCGATTCATTGAGGAACAATTTGAGCAATACCTCAGGGATGAGAGTGGCCTCAACAGGAAGAACATCCAGGACTCCAGAGTCCACTGCTGCCTCTACTTCATCTCACCGTTTGGCAGAGG GCTTCGGCCCCTGGATGTGGCTTTCCTCCGGGCAGTACATGAAAAGGTCAACATTATCCCAGTCATCGCCAAAGCAGATGCCCTGATGCCTAGGgagactcaggtcctcaagcaGAAG ATCCGGGACCAGTTGAAGGAGGAGGAGATCAACATATACCAGTTCCCAGAATGTGACTCTGATGAGGATGAAGAATTCAAGAAGCAGAATGAAGAGATGAAG GGAAGCATTCCTTTCGCTGTCGTTGGTTCATGTGAGGTGGTGAGGGATGGCGGAACCCGACCAGTGAGGGGACGCCGCTACTCCTGGGGTACCGTGGAGG TGGAGAACCCACATCACTGCGATTTCCTAAACCTGAGGCGGATGCTGGTACAGACCCACCTTCAGGACTTGAAAGAGGTGACCCACGATCTGCTCTACGAGGGCTATCGGGCTCGCTGCCTACAGAATCTGGCTCGACCTGGGGCCCGGGATCGAGCCAGCCGCAG CTCCTTAGATCCCATTCCGGCCTTGCCGGGTCCCACTGCTTGCAATCTTGCTCCGCACAGCTGCGCCGCATGCAAGAAATGCTGGAGAAGATGCAAGCTCAGATGCAGCAGAACCAGGCTCAGGGCGAGCAGTCAGATTCTCTGTGAGATCCTCACGGCCGCCTAA
- the Septin1 gene encoding septin-1 isoform X2: MDKEYVGFAALPNQLHRKSVKKGFDFTLMVAGESGLGKSTLINSLFLTNLYEDRQVPDASARTTQTLTIERRAVEIEEGGIKVKLTLVDTPGFGDSVDCSDCWLPVVRFIEEQFEQYLRDESGLNRKNIQDSRVHCCLYFISPFGRGLRPLDVAFLRAVHEKVNIIPVIAKADALMPRETQVLKQKIRDQLKEEEINIYQFPECDSDEDEEFKKQNEEMKGSIPFAVVGSCEVVRDGGTRPVRGRRYSWGTVEVENPHHCDFLNLRRMLVQTHLQDLKEVTHDLLYEGYRARCLQNLARPGARDRASRSKLSRQSATEIPLPMLPLADTEKLIREKDEELRRMQEMLEKMQAQMQQNQAQGEQSDSL, from the exons ATG GACAAAGAGTATGTGGGTTTTGCTGCCCTCCCCAATCAGCTGCACCGCAAGTCTGTCAAGAAGGGATTTGACTTCACACTCATGGTGGCAG GGGAGTCAGGCCTCGGGAAATCCACCCTCATCAACAGCTTGTTCCTCACCAACCTCTACGAAGATCGGCAGGTGCCAGATGCCAGTG CGCGCACCACACAAACTCTGACCATTGAGCGCCGGGCTGTGGAGATCGAGGAGGGGGGAATCAAGGTGAAGCTGACCTTGGTGGACACCCCTGGCTTTGGGGACTCTGTGGACTGCTCAGACTG CTGGCTGCCTGTGGTCCGATTCATTGAGGAACAATTTGAGCAATACCTCAGGGATGAGAGTGGCCTCAACAGGAAGAACATCCAGGACTCCAGAGTCCACTGCTGCCTCTACTTCATCTCACCGTTTGGCAGAGG GCTTCGGCCCCTGGATGTGGCTTTCCTCCGGGCAGTACATGAAAAGGTCAACATTATCCCAGTCATCGCCAAAGCAGATGCCCTGATGCCTAGGgagactcaggtcctcaagcaGAAG ATCCGGGACCAGTTGAAGGAGGAGGAGATCAACATATACCAGTTCCCAGAATGTGACTCTGATGAGGATGAAGAATTCAAGAAGCAGAATGAAGAGATGAAG GGAAGCATTCCTTTCGCTGTCGTTGGTTCATGTGAGGTGGTGAGGGATGGCGGAACCCGACCAGTGAGGGGACGCCGCTACTCCTGGGGTACCGTGGAGG TGGAGAACCCACATCACTGCGATTTCCTAAACCTGAGGCGGATGCTGGTACAGACCCACCTTCAGGACTTGAAAGAGGTGACCCACGATCTGCTCTACGAGGGCTATCGGGCTCGCTGCCTACAGAATCTGGCTCGACCTGGGGCCCGGGATCGAGCCAGCCGCAG CAAGCTTTCACGGCAGAGTGCCACAGAGATCCCGCTGCCCATGCTGCCTCTGGCTGACACTGAGAAGTTGATTCGCGAGAAAGACGAAGAG CTGCGCCGCATGCAAGAAATGCTGGAGAAGATGCAAGCTCAGATGCAGCAGAACCAGGCTCAGGGCGAGCAGTCAGATTCTCTGTGA
- the Mylpf gene encoding myosin regulatory light chain 2, skeletal muscle isoform isoform X2 gives MAPKKAKRRAAAEGSSNVFSMFDQTQIQEFKEAFTVIDQNRDGIIDKEDLRDTFAAMGRLNVKNEELDAMMKEASGPINFTVFLTMFGEKLKGADPEDVITGAFKVLDPEGKGTIKKQFLEELLTTQCDRFSQEEIKNMWAAFPPDVGGNVDYKNICYVITHGDAKDQE, from the exons ATG GCACCCAAGAAGGCCAAGAGAAGGGCAGCAGCAGAAGGGAGCTCCAATGTCTTCTCCATGTTTGACCAGACTCAGATCCAGGAGTTCAAGGAG GCTTTTACTGTAATTGACCAGAACCGGGATGGCATTATTGACAAGGAGGATCTCCGGGATACCTTTGCTGCCATGG GCCGCCTCAATGTGAAGAACGAGGAACTCGATGCAATGATGAAGGAAGCCAGTGGGCCCATCAACTTCACTGTCTTCCTGACCATGTTTGGAGAAAAGCTTAAGG GTGCAGACCCTGAGGACGTGATCACTGGAGCCTTCAAGGTCCTGGACCCAGAGGGGAAGGGCACCATCAAGAAGCAGTT CCTGGAGGAGCTGCTTACTACACAGTGTGACAGATTTTCCCAGGAGGAG ATCAAGAACATGTGGGCAGCCTTCCCTCCAGATGTGGGCGGTAACGTAGACTACAAGAACATCTGCTATGTCATCACACACGGTGACGCTAAGGACCAGGAATAG
- the Mylpf gene encoding myosin regulatory light chain 2, skeletal muscle isoform isoform X3 has product MFDQTQIQEFKEAFTVIDQNRDGIIDKEDLRDTFAAMGRLNVKNEELDAMMKEASGPINFTVFLTMFGEKLKGADPEDVITGAFKVLDPEGKGTIKKQFLEELLTTQCDRFSQEEIKNMWAAFPPDVGGNVDYKNICYVITHGDAKDQE; this is encoded by the exons ATGTTTGACCAGACTCAGATCCAGGAGTTCAAGGAG GCTTTTACTGTAATTGACCAGAACCGGGATGGCATTATTGACAAGGAGGATCTCCGGGATACCTTTGCTGCCATGG GCCGCCTCAATGTGAAGAACGAGGAACTCGATGCAATGATGAAGGAAGCCAGTGGGCCCATCAACTTCACTGTCTTCCTGACCATGTTTGGAGAAAAGCTTAAGG GTGCAGACCCTGAGGACGTGATCACTGGAGCCTTCAAGGTCCTGGACCCAGAGGGGAAGGGCACCATCAAGAAGCAGTT CCTGGAGGAGCTGCTTACTACACAGTGTGACAGATTTTCCCAGGAGGAG ATCAAGAACATGTGGGCAGCCTTCCCTCCAGATGTGGGCGGTAACGTAGACTACAAGAACATCTGCTATGTCATCACACACGGTGACGCTAAGGACCAGGAATAG